The genomic region CCAAGCGATTTAGAGGACATCAATTTTACAGAGGACATCAATTTTAAAGGCTTGCTGGAAATAGATTTGACTTATGATGTAAATTCTAGCTATAGGGAAGGGATTGCGGAAGCTATATTCAGGTTTTCCAATAATGCGGAGAAACAGGGAATATTTATCAGGCAGGGCTTTACAGGCAATAATACATATAGCGTTCCCATAATAACATGTGATGATGCTACTGAGTTTATCCCTGTAATCTATTATAAAGAAGGCAATGAATCCAATGCAGAAAACAGGGGAAACTGCCTGGTGATTGAATCAGATGAGCCAAATTATTTTTCGGCTTATACTGACTTAATTGCATATAAAATATTGGGCATAATGTAGATGGAAGCAGAAAAAGAAGAGAAAAGCAAGGAGCAGGAACAAGAGCAGCCATCGAGAAGAAAAGACGACATAGTTATTTATACGATAGCTGCATTAGTGATTATTTTCGGAATTGTATTTTTAGTGCCGAGATTCTTTGAGAATGGAAATGAGACTTTAGACCAGCTGCATGAAAAAAACCTGCGAGGAAAGCTGAGTGCGGAAAAAGGCTATGTTTATAAGGATGTATATAGTTTTGTATATTATGCCGGGCTGTGGTACACGCAGCTTTCTACTCCAACAGGGGAAACACTATTCAACATACCTTTTCATTACGGCCCCAGGGATGTTGAGGATTTGGAAATTATTGGCAATGTGAATTATACTAACCTTGATGATTATGATAATTTTTTTGTGACATTTAATCCCCTAGATGAAGACCTGAATTATATCGGAGTAGCAATCGGGGAATTTGATAATATCATAATCAGGGTTTTTGGGAAAGGCATTGTAGCTGCATGCTCCCAGAATGAGACAAGTGCATGCACTGCAAGGCCTATTGTGGAATGCAATTCAACAGATGCCCCTGTTTTCTATTTTGCGTCAGAGCCGGAGACAAATGTCCTTTACCTGGATAACTGCGTAATTATTTCCGGGAAGAGAGAAGACCTGTTTAAAGCGACTGACAGGGTATTATTCGACCTGCTTGGAATAATGTAAATATTTTTATAATATGTTTCTTTCAAGCATAATATGGAGCATTATTTTTCAAAGAGGCCAAAGTCCAAACATATTGAAAAGCTGGTCTTTTACAGGATAAATTCTGATGAGTTTAAATTCCGCACGTCTTCTTCCGTGTTTTCAAGGAAAAAGATCGACAGGGGAACAGATTTACTGATAAAGAAATGCAGGATAAGAAAGGGCTCTAAGATATTGGACATAGGATGCGGCTATGGGGCTGTCGGAGTAGTTATTTCCAAGCGCCACCCAGACTGCAGAGTGATAATGACAGATATAAATGAAAGGGCATTATCCTTAGCCAGAAAGAACCTTGAACTAAATAAGACAGAAGCTGAAGTGCTTAGAAGCGACTTATACAAAAATATAAGAGAGAGATTTGATGTTATCTTGTCTAATCCGCCTCAAACAGCCGGCAAAAAAGTCTGCATTGATATAATAAATGGAGCATATGACTACCTTAAGAAAAGCGGAGCATTGCAGTTGGTTGCAAGACACCAGAAAGGCGGCAAATCATTATCCGGGAAAATGGAAGAGGTTTTTGGCAATACAGCAACTTTAGGAAGGCAGAGCGGCTATCATTTATATTACAGCAAAAAGAGCTAGATTTCCCTGACACCCTTTGTGGTGAAGGCGATAAACCTTATTCCGACTCCTAGCTTTAGGAGTGCGCTTAACAATGCCATGTGCTCTTTCCCGGAGCCTGCTATTATGTTGACTGCTGTCTCCATCATTTTTACTTTGTCTTTCAGATGCTTTCTGATATCTTCTGCTATTTCGGGAAGCATTTTCCTGTTGTCTATCCTTATTAATTCCATGTTGTCTTTCTTAAGGCTTTCATTGAAATCCTGGTTGGCAATAAGATATATCTTTTCCCATTCCTGGCCTTTTATAACCTGCCTGACATGGGCTGCTGTTGCTTTTTCCTGAGAAATAAAGGCTATTAGATCTGTCATGCATTTTTGGATTCGAGCTGGTTATTTAAAATTTATGATAAATTATTAAAACTGGAAGAAAAGGCCTAAATCATGCTGTCTCAGGGAATAGTATTCGGTCTGCTTTCTATGCTAGGCTACGGGCTGGCGAATTCTCTGGTGAAAATTCCTGCCGGAAGAATAGGCAATGAAAAGACTGTTTTTTACAGAACTTTATTTTCCAGCGCAATGCTCTTCATAGTGATGATATTGTTTTTAGAGCTGACAAGTTTTGTGTTAACCTACATAATCATAGCTTTTATGATAGCTGCATTAGGCTATGTCCCTTTAGCCAGTTTTTACAAATCAGTTGAGACAGGCAAGGTCGGTATAGTGGTTCCGATTGCTAATTCTTCGGTGATGTATACTGTGCTCTTCTCCTTGCTGTTTTACGGAGAATCATTAAGCGGACTGGAAACATTATCTATTATATTGATTATTTCTGGGATAATCCTAATCTCACTTAATCTCAAAAGCATAAAAAATTCTCATATATTCAGCCTCAAATCAGGAGTTCCTTATGCCTTACTGACTTCTTTATTATGGGGAGCGGTGTTTTTTCTTTTTAAGATCCCTGCTTCTGTACTTGGGCCTTTTCTTACTGCGTTGATAATAGAATCAGGCATTGTGATTATCAGCGCGGCAAGGCTTAAATATTCGGGAAAAGGATTTTCGGCTGACAGGAGAAGCCTTGTTTATGTCTTTTTTATCGGGATTTTTGCCTCTGCAGGTATCTTATTTTTTAATATTGGAATAGCTTTCTCGGGCGTGAGCATAGTGGCTGCTGTTGCTTTTTCAAATCCTCTTATTTCCACTCTGGCCGGCAGGATATTTTTCAGAGAGAGACTATCTTTTAAGGAATATTCAGCAATAGGAATGCTCATAGCGGGAATTGTGATTTTATCGGTTTGAGGCTATATCCTGCCGGATCTCAAATATTCCTTTATATCGTTCCTGCCCAGATGTGTTTTTGAGGATAGCCTTTTTCTGAACTTGCCCCTTTGCTTCAGCAGATAAAAGCCATATAATAAGCCAACTGCCATTCCTACCAGATGGGCTATATTGGCAATCCCTGAAGGCACGAAAATCATGAATATCTCAACTAAAGCAATCAATACTGCTGCCTGCCTTAATGACATGGGGATTACAAAGAAGAGCAGCACTTGGAGCTCGGGCATGAGAACTATGATTACCCCTAAAATGCCCATTATGGCACCGCTCGCTCCCAAAGCAGCAGGATAAATAAAGCTGGAGACAAAGCCAGATAGTATTCCTGCCAGAAAATATATGAAAAGAAACCTTTTTGGACCGAGCTTCTGCTCAACCAGTGAGCCGAACATAAGCAATACGTACATGTTGAAAAATATATGAAAAGTTCCTGCATGAAGAAACATAGATGTGAGCAGAATCCATGGCCTGACAAAAACCTGGTTTTGCACAAGCATAAAAGATGATGTAAACCAATTCCCAAGAAAAATTTGCAGGACAAATATGGCTATATTCGCCACGATTATAGGTATGACTGCACTCTTTAAACGGTATTTCATATTCAGGGTATATCAGAAAACTTTAAAAAGCTATTCCAAATCTTATTGACAATGGAAGGGGGGAATAGATTTAAAGAATTTTATTTCGGGAATTACAGGAAATTTCTGTTTGTGCCTTTTATTGTGCTAATTGTTGCATTATCCCTGATTTTAATTAAATTCCAGAGCAGCGGTGAGTTTATTAACAAGGATATTTCGCTGAAGGGTGGAATTTCGCTGACTGTTTTTTACGAAAAGCCTGTAAATATCGACGAAATAGAATCTTCATTAAAACAATACCTTTCTCCAAATGACGCCGCTATAAGGGTGTTGAAATCGGCAGGAGAGCAGATTGGATTTATTGTGGAGTCTGATATCTCTGAAGTGGACAAAGATAAGCTTGATTCCATACTGGAAATAATAGGCTCCAGTATTGGGGAGCAGCTTTCTGAAGGGGATTATACATTCGAATCCATGGGCTCTTCATTAGGGCAGAGCTTTTTTAACCAGACCATAAGAGCACTTATAATCGCGTTTATTTTTATGGGGATTGTTGTTTTTCTTTATTTCAGAAATTTTGTGCCGAGCCTGGCTGTAATACTGTCTGCTTTTTCCGATATAATTGTAACTGTGGCTATAGTAAACCTCTCGGGAATTAAGCTTGGCACGGCAGGCATAGCTGCGCTGCTTATGCTTATCGGCTATTCTATCGATACAGACATAATGCTGACAACAAAGGTGCTGAAAAGAAAGAACCAGGAATTGAGTGAAGCAATTGCTTCGGCCTTCAAGACAGGAATGACAATGACCCTTACTACGATTGCTGCTATTACTGTTGCTCTAATATTTACACAGAGCGAGGTCATAAGGCAGATAATGACAATACTGCTGATAGGGCTGTTAATTGATATAGTAAACACTTGGATACAGAATTCGGGATTATTGGTGTGGTATATTGAAAAGAAAAATAAAAAAACTGTTTAGCAACTGGAGAATAATCTTGCTGCTGGTCTTCCTAATTTTTGGAGCTGTAGCTATACACCCCAACCCATGGAACAACGGAGCTACTATCAGGAATGTTATCTCAAACAGCTCTGC from Candidatus Woesearchaeota archaeon harbors:
- a CDS encoding methyltransferase, producing the protein MEHYFSKRPKSKHIEKLVFYRINSDEFKFRTSSSVFSRKKIDRGTDLLIKKCRIRKGSKILDIGCGYGAVGVVISKRHPDCRVIMTDINERALSLARKNLELNKTEAEVLRSDLYKNIRERFDVILSNPPQTAGKKVCIDIINGAYDYLKKSGALQLVARHQKGGKSLSGKMEEVFGNTATLGRQSGYHLYYSKKS
- a CDS encoding EamA family transporter, yielding MLSQGIVFGLLSMLGYGLANSLVKIPAGRIGNEKTVFYRTLFSSAMLFIVMILFLELTSFVLTYIIIAFMIAALGYVPLASFYKSVETGKVGIVVPIANSSVMYTVLFSLLFYGESLSGLETLSIILIISGIILISLNLKSIKNSHIFSLKSGVPYALLTSLLWGAVFFLFKIPASVLGPFLTALIIESGIVIISAARLKYSGKGFSADRRSLVYVFFIGIFASAGILFFNIGIAFSGVSIVAAVAFSNPLISTLAGRIFFRERLSFKEYSAIGMLIAGIVILSV
- a CDS encoding rhomboid family intramembrane serine protease, with product MKYRLKSAVIPIIVANIAIFVLQIFLGNWFTSSFMLVQNQVFVRPWILLTSMFLHAGTFHIFFNMYVLLMFGSLVEQKLGPKRFLFIYFLAGILSGFVSSFIYPAALGASGAIMGILGVIIVLMPELQVLLFFVIPMSLRQAAVLIALVEIFMIFVPSGIANIAHLVGMAVGLLYGFYLLKQRGKFRKRLSSKTHLGRNDIKEYLRSGRI
- a CDS encoding protein translocase subunit SecF (forms a complex with SecD and YajC; SecDFyajC stimulates the proton motive force-driven protein translocation; seems to modulate the cycling of SecA by stabilizing its membrane-inserted state and appears to be required for the release of mature proteins from the extracytoplasmic side of the membrane; in some organisms, such as Bacillus subtilis, SecD is fused to SecF); this encodes MEGGNRFKEFYFGNYRKFLFVPFIVLIVALSLILIKFQSSGEFINKDISLKGGISLTVFYEKPVNIDEIESSLKQYLSPNDAAIRVLKSAGEQIGFIVESDISEVDKDKLDSILEIIGSSIGEQLSEGDYTFESMGSSLGQSFFNQTIRALIIAFIFMGIVVFLYFRNFVPSLAVILSAFSDIIVTVAIVNLSGIKLGTAGIAALLMLIGYSIDTDIMLTTKVLKRKNQELSEAIASAFKTGMTMTLTTIAAITVALIFTQSEVIRQIMTILLIGLLIDIVNTWIQNSGLLVWYIEKKNKKTV